The following are encoded together in the Manduca sexta isolate Smith_Timp_Sample1 chromosome 22, JHU_Msex_v1.0, whole genome shotgun sequence genome:
- the LOC115443959 gene encoding uncharacterized protein LOC115443959, protein MSSIDVVVFRNSPLNKTQVLQESVNNSVNINNNDANQNIRREIIIVRKKPRIQPPNTVSVTSLLRTSDPVASNVLAKKPRIHENITEDTARTPTPLAVVRRNARERNRVRQVNDGFAALRKHIPDEVAAAFESANSNRGPNKKLSKVETLRMAVEYIRNLESLLNIGHANKENATRPCMESFPSPASSSPRDNSQERSYYSLNSPALEDDEIDEDELDGAMVHIPQNQYVDLSAPESFQLVSTPHLYEEEEGVGQPMTPSSDLLGQDEINSHMLEGHFPFPNSAEQFTVIPEQSYLNESEVVVNENDFEVKYADSITQQIHHDYSAAADIPLEAFPPDLILSNNQFKFKHEDSFTKSEEYSDVELKKELPDIQVTPEDREQFEETLKWWQEKTRQARPSRITSNKN, encoded by the coding sequence ATGAGCTCCATCGACGTCGTTGTGTTCCGCAACTCGCCGCTCAACAAGACGCAGGTGCTGCAGGAGTCCGTGAATAATTCCGTGAATATCAACAACAATGACGCTAATCAAAACATCCGGCGTGAGATTATTATAGTGCGAAAGAAACCGAGGATTCAACCTCCGAACACGGTTTCAGTTACGTCATTGCTTCGAACCTCCGACCCCGTAGCGTCAAACGTGCTCGCCAAGAAACCACGgatacatgaaaatattacagAGGACACCGCACGAACGCCGACGCCGCTCGCTGTGGTTCGGCGAAATGCGCGGGAACGCAACAGAGTCCGGCAAGTGAATGATGGATTCGCCGCTCTACGCAAACACATACCGGATGAAGTTGCTGCAGCCTTCGAAAGTGCTAATTCCAACAGAGGACCGAACAAAAAGCTAAGTAAAGTAGAAACGCTACGGATGGCAGTTGAATATATTAGAAATTTGGAAAGTTTATTGAACATTGGCCACGCAAACAAAGAAAATGCTACAAGACCGTGTATGGAATCGTTTCCTTCGCCGGCATCATCATCTCCCAGGGACAATAGTCAAGAAAGAAGTTATTATTCGTTAAATTCTCCAGCTCTTGAAGATGATGAAATTGATGAAGATGAATTAGACGGAGCTATGGTGCATATCCCGCAGAATCAGTATGTTGATTTGTCGGCACCGGAATCTTTTCAACTGGTATCTACTCCACATTTGTATGAAGAAGAGGAAGGCGTCGGCCAACCAATGACCCCTTCCTCAGATCTTCTTGGTCAAGACGAAATAAACTCTCACATGTTAGAAGGCCATTTTCCGTTCCCTAATTCGGCAGAACAATTTACAGTGATTCCTgaacaaagttatttaaatgaaagtGAAGTTGTTGTGAACGAGAATGATTTCGAAGTCAAATATGCGGATTCGATAACTCAACAAATACACCACGATTATAGTGCAGCTGCCGATATACCACTAGAAGCATTCCCACcagatttaatattatctaacaATCAGTTCAAGTTTAAGCACGAAGATTCATTTACAAAATCAGAGGAATACTCTGACGTCGAACTGAAGAAAGAGTTGCCGGATATTCAAGTGACACCTGAAGATAGGGAGCAATTTGAAGAGACATTAAAATGGTGGCAAGAGAAAACGCGGCAAGCCCGTCCGTCAAGAATCACGAGTAATAAGAATTAA